In Streptomyces sp. RFCAC02, the following proteins share a genomic window:
- a CDS encoding serine/threonine-protein kinase: MEDLRDSDPRELGPYRPRAVLGEGGMGRVLLATGAHGRLVAIKRVHDHLAADDDFRRRFRREVAASRRVVSARTAAVVGADTETAVPWLASEFVHGPSLHEALDEVGSLPEETVLRLAAGLAAALRDIHAAGLAHRDLSPSNVLLADDGPRVLDFGIVRAVEGRATSRMQVTTTVTHTGMVIGTPAFMSPEQAEGRKLTSATDMFSLGTMLLLASTGTNPFEGRGIPQTLYNVVHLTPDLDAVPERLRALIEPCLAKEPAERPAPARLLELVGPVADTDRPWPAEVHRLTERQRAEIRGRVPLSHQDTAGPGAPPAPPMPPLVPPHILSAPEPDPLTVVRGPGRGPGGPGAGSGVRGKRVVLAVLAATALVLGAVAISEAITDDGGPAATDSAFDRPATDLPTTDDATDDGYDESWDDGSWEDDAPAEDEEPTPEPETESPAPESPAPEEAAPPDPTLEAYRSVGAGECLHNWMVSDTAWSSDVPETVSCDAEGVAVWVTLTTDDAGDCPVDAGRSYLTYSSGGETVALCVTRLFEVGQCFLGMADGSANLMSWADCYQGVPAPYSLLYNVTAVYSAPADPTGAECRQSAQDQTQYQWWSPDGGRVLLCAVVL; this comes from the coding sequence GTGGAAGATCTGCGGGATTCCGATCCGCGCGAGCTGGGACCCTACCGGCCGCGTGCCGTGCTCGGCGAGGGCGGCATGGGACGGGTGCTGCTGGCCACCGGCGCGCACGGCCGGCTGGTCGCCATCAAGCGGGTGCACGACCACCTCGCGGCGGACGACGACTTCCGCAGGCGTTTCCGCCGCGAGGTGGCGGCCTCCCGCAGGGTCGTCAGTGCCCGCACCGCCGCCGTGGTGGGCGCCGACACCGAGACGGCCGTCCCGTGGCTGGCCTCCGAGTTCGTCCACGGGCCGTCGCTGCACGAGGCGCTCGACGAGGTCGGCTCCCTCCCCGAGGAAACGGTGCTGCGCCTCGCCGCCGGGCTCGCGGCGGCGCTGCGCGACATCCACGCGGCCGGCCTGGCGCACCGCGATCTGTCGCCGTCGAACGTGCTGCTCGCCGACGACGGCCCGCGGGTGCTCGACTTCGGCATCGTCCGCGCCGTCGAGGGCAGGGCGACGAGCCGGATGCAGGTCACCACGACGGTCACCCACACCGGCATGGTCATCGGCACGCCCGCGTTCATGTCGCCCGAGCAGGCCGAGGGGCGCAAGCTCACCTCCGCCACCGACATGTTCTCCCTCGGCACCATGCTGCTGCTGGCCTCCACCGGCACCAACCCCTTCGAGGGGCGGGGCATCCCGCAGACCCTGTACAATGTGGTGCACCTGACCCCCGACCTCGACGCCGTCCCCGAGCGGCTCCGTGCCCTGATCGAACCGTGCCTGGCCAAGGAGCCGGCCGAGCGGCCCGCCCCGGCCCGTCTCCTGGAGCTCGTCGGCCCCGTGGCCGACACCGACCGGCCCTGGCCCGCCGAGGTCCACCGGCTGACCGAGCGGCAGCGCGCCGAGATCCGCGGGCGCGTCCCCCTGTCGCACCAGGACACCGCCGGTCCCGGAGCGCCGCCCGCGCCGCCGATGCCACCGCTCGTCCCGCCGCACATCCTGTCCGCACCCGAGCCCGATCCCCTCACCGTGGTCCGGGGGCCCGGACGCGGTCCGGGCGGCCCCGGTGCCGGGTCCGGCGTCCGAGGCAAGCGCGTCGTGCTGGCGGTCCTGGCCGCCACCGCGCTCGTCCTCGGCGCCGTGGCGATCAGCGAGGCCATCACCGACGACGGCGGCCCGGCCGCGACGGACTCGGCGTTCGACCGGCCGGCCACCGACCTGCCGACGACGGACGACGCGACCGACGACGGGTACGACGAGTCCTGGGACGACGGATCCTGGGAGGACGACGCGCCCGCGGAGGACGAGGAGCCGACCCCCGAGCCCGAGACGGAGTCCCCCGCCCCCGAATCCCCGGCACCCGAGGAGGCCGCGCCGCCCGACCCGACGCTGGAGGCGTACCGGAGCGTCGGCGCCGGCGAATGCCTCCACAACTGGATGGTCTCGGACACCGCGTGGTCCAGCGACGTGCCCGAGACGGTGTCCTGCGACGCGGAGGGCGTCGCGGTCTGGGTCACCCTGACCACGGACGACGCCGGCGACTGCCCCGTCGACGCGGGCCGGTCCTACCTCACGTACTCCTCCGGCGGCGAGACCGTGGCCCTGTGCGTCACCCGCCTCTTCGAGGTCGGGCAGTGCTTCCTCGGCATGGCGGACGGCAGCGCCAACCTGATGAGCTGGGCGGACTGCTACCAGGGCGTCCCCGCGCCGTACAGCCTGCTGTACAACGTCACGGCCGTGTACTCCGCCCCGGCCGACCCGACCGGCGCGGAGTGCCGGCAATCGGCGCAGGACCAGACCCAGTACCAGTGGTGGAGCCCGGACGGCGGCAGGGTGCTGCTGTGCGCCGTGGTCCTCTGA
- a CDS encoding DUF885 domain-containing protein produces MSDDLTMPLPRRLADAYVDSLVELDPITGTYLGVAESAGSLPDYSPAGQEALAALARRTLERLDEAEKLPGADDKAERRCARLLRERLTAELAVHEAGEPLRAVSNIESPLHSIRTVFTLMATDTEDDWSVLARRLRAVPASVEGYRASLQEGLARSLHGGPRQVVTVIGQLDEWCGGADGPSWFAGLVADGPEALRAELTGAAAEATGAIAALRDWLRDVYAPAVEGSPDVVGRERYALWSRYWNGADLDLEEAYAYGWSEFHRLLAEMTAEAAKILPGATPWEALKHLDTAGEAVEGVDEVRAWLQALMDEAIDALDGTHFELAEPVRRVESMIAPAGSAAAPYYTGPSLDFSRPGRTWLPTMGETRFPVYDLVSTWYHEGVPGHHLQLAQWAYVADRLSHYQTTVGGVSANMEGWALYAERLMDELGFLKNAEQRLGYLDCQMMRALRVIVDIGMHLELRIPDDSPFHPGETWTPELAQEFFDLHCGRPAEFVESELVRYLGMPGQAIGYKLGERAWLAGRAAARERHGAAFDPKKWHMAALSQGSLGLDDLVAELSAL; encoded by the coding sequence ATGTCAGACGATCTCACCATGCCACTCCCCCGCCGCCTCGCGGACGCCTATGTCGACTCCCTCGTCGAACTCGACCCGATCACGGGCACCTACCTCGGTGTCGCCGAATCCGCCGGCTCCCTGCCGGACTACTCCCCCGCCGGGCAGGAAGCGCTCGCGGCGCTCGCGCGGCGCACGCTGGAGCGGCTGGACGAGGCGGAGAAGCTGCCGGGCGCCGACGACAAGGCGGAACGGCGCTGCGCCCGCCTGCTGCGGGAGCGCCTCACGGCCGAACTCGCCGTGCACGAAGCCGGTGAGCCCCTGCGCGCCGTCAGCAACATCGAGTCGCCCCTGCACTCCATCCGCACGGTGTTCACGCTCATGGCGACGGACACCGAGGACGACTGGTCGGTGCTGGCGCGGCGGCTGCGCGCCGTCCCCGCGTCGGTCGAGGGCTACCGCGCGTCCCTCCAGGAGGGCCTCGCCAGGTCGCTGCACGGCGGGCCGCGGCAGGTCGTGACGGTCATCGGGCAGCTCGACGAGTGGTGCGGCGGCGCGGACGGCCCGAGCTGGTTCGCGGGCCTCGTCGCCGACGGCCCCGAGGCGCTGCGCGCCGAACTGACGGGCGCGGCGGCCGAGGCGACGGGCGCGATCGCCGCGCTGCGGGACTGGCTGCGGGACGTGTACGCGCCCGCGGTCGAGGGCAGCCCCGACGTCGTCGGCCGCGAGCGGTACGCGCTGTGGTCGCGGTACTGGAACGGTGCCGACCTCGACCTGGAGGAGGCGTACGCGTACGGCTGGTCGGAGTTCCACCGGCTCCTCGCCGAGATGACGGCCGAGGCGGCGAAGATCCTGCCGGGCGCCACGCCGTGGGAGGCGCTGAAGCACCTGGACACGGCGGGTGAGGCCGTGGAGGGCGTGGACGAGGTCCGCGCCTGGCTCCAGGCGCTGATGGACGAGGCGATCGACGCGCTGGACGGCACGCACTTCGAGCTGGCCGAGCCGGTGCGGCGCGTCGAGTCGATGATCGCTCCGGCCGGCAGCGCGGCGGCGCCGTACTACACGGGCCCCTCGCTGGACTTCTCCCGGCCGGGCCGCACCTGGCTGCCGACGATGGGCGAGACGCGGTTCCCCGTCTACGACCTCGTGTCGACGTGGTACCACGAGGGCGTGCCGGGGCACCACCTCCAGCTCGCGCAGTGGGCGTACGTGGCGGACCGTCTCTCGCACTACCAGACGACGGTGGGCGGGGTCAGCGCCAACATGGAGGGCTGGGCGCTGTACGCCGAGCGTCTCATGGACGAGCTGGGGTTCCTCAAGAACGCCGAGCAGCGTCTCGGGTACCTGGACTGTCAGATGATGCGGGCGCTGCGGGTGATCGTGGACATCGGCATGCACCTGGAGCTGCGCATCCCGGACGACTCGCCGTTCCACCCCGGGGAGACGTGGACCCCGGAGCTGGCGCAGGAGTTCTTCGATCTGCACTGCGGGCGGCCCGCCGAGTTCGTGGAGAGCGAGCTGGTGCGGTACCTGGGCATGCCCGGGCAGGCGATCGGCTACAAGCTGGGCGAGCGCGCGTGGCTGGCGGGCCGTGCGGCCGCGCGCGAGCGGCACGGCGCCGCGTTCGACCCGAAGAAGTGGCACATGGCGGCGCTGTCGCAGGGATCGCTCGGTCTCGACGACCTGGTGGCCGAACTGTCGGCGCTGTGA
- a CDS encoding SMC family ATPase → MRLHHLTVTAFGPFGTTQRVDFDRLSAAGLFLLHGPTGAGKTSLLDAVCFALYGSVPGARQSSTVTLRSDHADPATPTEVVLDLTLGDRRLEITRRPEQERPKRRGAGTTRDRARTLLREHDPATGTWRALSSSHQEIAAELGGLLGMNRDQFCQVVLLPQGDFARFLRAGAEDRATLLGRLFDTRRFAAAEAHLADLRADAGRRVRAADDRLLAIAHRMGQAAAPLTGLPAVPVDDSGAPGLAAGLLGWAAQARCAAREHHTVARLALAAAETAHEEAGRHHTAILDLAGRQARHADARRRADALAARRPEYDADRRALERARAADTVAPALDLRESAAAEHRAAADGERRARAALPRDLADAPADRLAERERATRALVGTLTAARNAEDRADRITADIALLDEEDSAEGRLLDGLRARLDAWPATEEALRRRADEARDAAARAEAVAERLPAARRRLAAAHRRDELTGRIAAAETGLLAAREDATTAHAHWLDLRERRLRGIAAELAAALTPGAPCAVCGSPDHPAPARAAADQVDRAEEEAAETAHRAAEERRTDAAGHLAALREAHASAAAEAGTEPYDALDRTVTALNADLEAVRALADEAPAARIALADAEREHTALRDRAEETGRRAAARRSRRAALTAERDALRDEVARARADAPSVAARAARLTALADALAGAAAAARAGAETADRLKAADARVADAAYRAGFGTPDAAAGARLAPQRQRDLQQRIDARHAEESAVAAVLTDPAAEAAAGLPAADPAAAGAALAAATRRLRQAAAAEEAARTRAAELDALSARAAAETAAAAPLRNRAGRLARLAGLAAGTSPDNAYRMRLETYVLAARLEQVAAVAGARLHRMSAGRYTLVHSDARAAHRARSGLGLHVMDAWTGRARDTATLSGGESFIVSLALALGLADVVTAEAGGLRLSTLFIDEGFGSLDEQALDDVLDVLDGLREHDRTVGIVSHVPDLRARVPARLEVVRTRTGSAVRHRMAPLHP, encoded by the coding sequence GTGAGGCTCCACCACCTGACCGTCACCGCGTTCGGACCGTTCGGCACCACGCAGCGCGTCGACTTCGACCGCCTGTCCGCCGCCGGCCTCTTCCTCCTCCACGGACCCACCGGCGCCGGCAAGACGTCCCTCCTGGACGCGGTGTGCTTCGCCCTGTACGGCTCGGTCCCCGGCGCCCGCCAGAGCAGCACCGTCACCCTGCGCAGCGACCACGCGGACCCCGCCACGCCCACCGAGGTCGTGCTCGACCTCACCCTCGGCGACCGCAGGCTGGAGATCACGCGGCGCCCCGAGCAGGAGCGCCCCAAACGGCGCGGCGCGGGCACCACCCGCGACCGCGCCCGCACCCTCCTGCGGGAGCACGACCCCGCCACCGGCACCTGGCGGGCACTCAGCAGCTCGCACCAGGAGATCGCGGCGGAACTCGGCGGCCTCCTCGGCATGAACCGCGACCAGTTCTGCCAGGTGGTCCTCCTGCCGCAGGGGGACTTCGCGCGGTTCCTGCGCGCCGGCGCCGAGGACCGCGCCACCCTCCTCGGCCGCCTGTTCGACACCCGCAGGTTCGCCGCGGCCGAGGCCCACCTCGCCGATCTCCGCGCGGACGCCGGCCGCCGGGTCCGCGCGGCGGACGACCGTCTCCTCGCCATCGCCCACCGCATGGGGCAGGCCGCCGCACCGCTCACCGGCCTGCCCGCCGTGCCGGTCGACGACAGCGGCGCCCCCGGCCTCGCCGCCGGTCTGCTCGGCTGGGCCGCCCAGGCCCGCTGCGCCGCCCGCGAGCACCACACCGTCGCACGCCTCGCCCTCGCCGCCGCCGAGACCGCGCACGAGGAGGCCGGCCGCCACCACACCGCGATCCTCGACCTCGCAGGCCGCCAGGCCCGCCACGCCGACGCCCGCCGCCGTGCCGACGCCCTCGCCGCCCGCCGCCCCGAGTACGACGCGGACCGCCGCGCGCTGGAGCGCGCCCGCGCCGCCGACACCGTGGCCCCCGCCCTCGACCTGCGCGAGAGCGCAGCCGCCGAGCACCGCGCGGCCGCCGATGGCGAACGCCGGGCACGCGCCGCCCTGCCCCGGGACCTGGCCGACGCCCCGGCCGACCGGCTCGCCGAGCGGGAACGCGCCACCCGCGCACTCGTCGGCACCCTCACCGCCGCCCGGAACGCCGAGGACCGCGCCGACCGCATCACCGCCGACATCGCCCTCCTCGATGAGGAGGACAGCGCGGAAGGACGCCTCCTCGACGGTCTGCGCGCCCGCCTCGACGCCTGGCCCGCCACCGAGGAGGCGCTGCGCCGCCGCGCCGACGAGGCCAGGGACGCAGCCGCCCGTGCCGAGGCCGTCGCCGAACGCCTCCCCGCCGCGCGCCGCCGCCTCGCCGCCGCGCACCGCCGCGACGAACTGACCGGCCGGATCGCCGCCGCGGAGACCGGGCTGCTGGCCGCCCGCGAGGACGCCACCACCGCGCACGCCCACTGGCTCGACCTCCGCGAACGCCGCCTGCGCGGCATCGCCGCCGAACTGGCCGCCGCCCTGACCCCCGGCGCGCCCTGCGCCGTCTGCGGCTCCCCCGACCACCCGGCACCGGCCCGCGCCGCGGCCGACCAGGTGGACCGCGCCGAGGAAGAGGCCGCCGAAACCGCCCACCGGGCCGCGGAGGAACGCCGCACCGACGCCGCAGGCCACCTCGCCGCACTGCGCGAGGCGCACGCGAGCGCCGCGGCCGAGGCGGGGACCGAGCCGTACGACGCGCTCGACCGGACCGTCACCGCCCTGAACGCCGACCTGGAGGCCGTCCGCGCCCTCGCCGACGAGGCTCCCGCCGCCCGCATCGCCCTCGCCGACGCCGAGCGGGAGCACACCGCGCTCCGCGACCGGGCCGAGGAGACCGGACGCCGCGCCGCCGCCCGCCGCTCCCGCCGCGCCGCGCTCACGGCCGAGCGCGACGCCCTGCGGGACGAGGTTGCCCGCGCCCGGGCCGACGCCCCCTCCGTCGCCGCCCGCGCCGCACGGCTCACCGCCCTCGCCGACGCGCTCGCCGGCGCTGCCGCCGCGGCGCGCGCGGGCGCGGAGACCGCCGACCGTCTCAAGGCCGCCGACGCCCGCGTCGCCGACGCCGCCTACCGCGCCGGCTTCGGCACCCCCGACGCCGCCGCCGGCGCCCGCCTGGCACCGCAGCGGCAGCGCGACCTCCAGCAGCGCATCGACGCCCGGCACGCCGAGGAGTCCGCCGTCGCCGCCGTCCTCACCGACCCGGCGGCCGAGGCAGCGGCCGGCCTGCCGGCCGCCGACCCCGCAGCCGCCGGGGCCGCCCTCGCGGCCGCCACCCGCCGGCTGCGGCAGGCCGCGGCCGCCGAGGAGGCCGCCCGCACCCGCGCCGCCGAACTGGACGCCCTGTCCGCCCGAGCCGCAGCCGAGACGGCCGCCGCCGCCCCCCTGCGGAACCGCGCCGGCCGCCTCGCCCGCCTCGCCGGACTCGCCGCCGGCACCTCGCCGGACAACGCCTACCGGATGCGGCTGGAGACCTATGTCCTGGCCGCCCGCCTCGAACAGGTCGCCGCCGTCGCCGGCGCACGCCTGCACCGCATGTCCGCCGGCCGCTACACCCTCGTCCACTCCGACGCCCGCGCCGCGCACCGCGCGCGTTCCGGTCTCGGCCTGCACGTCATGGACGCCTGGACGGGCCGCGCCCGCGACACCGCGACGCTCTCCGGCGGCGAGTCCTTCATCGTCTCCCTCGCCCTGGCCCTCGGGCTCGCCGACGTGGTGACGGCCGAGGCGGGCGGCCTGCGGCTGTCGACGCTCTTCATCGACGAGGGGTTCGGCAGCCTCGACGAACAGGCCCTCGACGACGTGCTCGACGTCCTGGACGGGCTGCGCGAGCACGACAGGACGGTCGGCATCGTGAGCCACGTACCGGACCTGCGGGCACGCGTCCCCGCCCGCCTGGAAGTGGTGAGGACTCGCACCGGGTCGGCCGTGCGCCACCGCATGGCACCGCTCCACCCCTGA
- a CDS encoding hemerythrin domain-containing protein yields MCEYCGCQALSSIDELTREHETVVNTIRLVRDAHGAGDVPRMAALAREIAAVLGPHTRVEEGGLFPALADDFPEKIAALEEEHRVVEAVLGAAGDGVPADPAWPGRLIEVLALLREHILKEQDGVFPAALATLTTEQWEAVEAVRARVTPGAHRPPA; encoded by the coding sequence ATGTGTGAGTACTGCGGCTGCCAGGCCCTGAGTTCGATCGACGAGCTGACCAGGGAGCACGAGACGGTGGTCAACACGATCCGCCTCGTGCGGGACGCCCACGGGGCCGGGGACGTGCCCCGCATGGCCGCGCTGGCCAGGGAGATCGCCGCCGTCCTCGGCCCGCACACGCGGGTGGAGGAGGGCGGCCTGTTCCCCGCCCTCGCCGACGACTTCCCCGAGAAGATCGCGGCGCTCGAAGAGGAGCACCGCGTGGTGGAGGCCGTGCTGGGCGCGGCGGGCGACGGCGTTCCCGCGGATCCGGCGTGGCCGGGACGGCTGATCGAGGTGCTCGCCCTGCTCCGCGAGCACATCCTCAAGGAACAGGACGGGGTCTTCCCCGCCGCCCTGGCGACCCTCACCACCGAACAGTGGGAGGCCGTCGAGGCGGTGCGCGCCCGGGTCACCCCGGGTGCGCACCGCCCGCCCGCCTGA
- a CDS encoding exonuclease SbcCD subunit D, with protein MRLLHTSDWHLGRSFHRVGLLDAQEAFLDHLVETARAERADAVVVAGDLYDRAVPPLPAVRLFDDTLHRLAALGVPAVMTAGNHDSPLRLGVGARLMERAGIHLRTDPAHCATPVVLGDRHGDVAFYGLPYLEPALVRDTFGVTAGTHAAVLGAAMDRVRADLAARPAGTRSVVVAHAFVTGGQPSDSERDIAVGGVAAVPAAVFDGVDYTALGHLHGCQVITDRLRYSGSPLAYSFSEAAHRKSLWLVDLDATGRVHAERVPCPVPRPLARIRGRLDTLLTDPGLAPHEDAWVEATLTDPLLPDEPMARLAARFPHVLHLVIAPERTDPAAPVSYAERVSGRDDQRIAEDFVAHVRGGHGPDAEERADLRAALAAARTGGAAR; from the coding sequence GTGAGACTGCTGCACACCTCCGACTGGCACCTCGGACGCAGCTTCCACCGTGTCGGACTCCTCGACGCGCAGGAGGCGTTCCTCGACCACCTGGTCGAGACGGCCCGCGCCGAGCGGGCCGACGCCGTCGTCGTCGCGGGTGACCTGTACGACCGCGCGGTCCCGCCGCTGCCGGCCGTCCGCCTCTTCGACGACACGCTGCACCGGCTCGCCGCCCTCGGCGTGCCGGCCGTCATGACCGCGGGCAACCACGACTCGCCGCTGCGCCTCGGCGTCGGCGCCCGCCTCATGGAGCGCGCCGGGATCCACCTGAGGACCGACCCCGCGCACTGCGCGACGCCCGTCGTCCTCGGCGACCGGCACGGCGACGTCGCGTTCTACGGCCTGCCCTACCTCGAACCGGCCCTCGTGCGCGACACGTTCGGCGTCACCGCTGGCACGCACGCGGCCGTCCTCGGTGCCGCGATGGACCGGGTGCGGGCCGACCTCGCCGCACGCCCCGCGGGGACGCGGTCCGTCGTCGTCGCCCACGCCTTCGTCACCGGCGGGCAGCCGTCGGACAGCGAACGCGACATCGCCGTCGGCGGGGTGGCGGCCGTGCCCGCCGCCGTGTTCGACGGCGTCGACTACACCGCGCTCGGCCACCTCCACGGCTGCCAGGTCATCACCGACCGCCTGCGCTACTCGGGCTCGCCGCTCGCCTACTCCTTCTCGGAGGCCGCCCACCGCAAGTCCCTGTGGCTGGTCGATCTGGACGCCACGGGCCGCGTCCACGCCGAACGCGTCCCCTGCCCCGTGCCGCGCCCCCTCGCCCGGATCAGGGGCCGGCTGGACACCCTGCTCACCGACCCCGGGCTCGCCCCGCACGAGGACGCCTGGGTCGAGGCCACCCTGACCGACCCGCTCCTCCCGGACGAGCCGATGGCCCGTCTCGCGGCGCGCTTCCCGCACGTCCTGCATCTCGTGATCGCCCCCGAGCGCACCGACCCGGCCGCACCCGTCTCCTACGCCGAGCGCGTCAGCGGCCGCGACGACCAGCGGATCGCCGAGGACTTCGTCGCCCATGTCCGGGGCGGCCACGGGCCGGATGCCGAGGAGCGCGCCGACCTCCGCGCCGCGCTGGCCGCCGCCCGTACCGGCGGAGCCGCCCGGTGA
- a CDS encoding GNAT family N-acetyltransferase, with protein sequence MADRDTPHGSIRLPRRPAHPAGDGYRSGRPCAPGDGGGTARRITDSTGTPLLLRPAGPGDIDAARALHTRCSSATLTRRYPGPADGADGYLRHLLSPRHGLSMAVESAPGHLVALGHLLWDDDEAEVALLVEDAWQWRGVGGELLRSLLALAVRAGRGTVYAVTCPAGAEMSAVLGGAGVVPERDRRDGVTVVSADIGALPAAALSAPAGG encoded by the coding sequence ATGGCAGACCGCGACACACCGCACGGCTCGATCCGCCTTCCGCGCCGCCCCGCACACCCCGCGGGGGACGGCTACCGGTCGGGTCGGCCCTGTGCCCCGGGGGACGGGGGCGGCACCGCGCGGCGGATCACCGACAGCACGGGGACTCCGCTGCTGCTGCGCCCCGCGGGCCCCGGCGACATCGACGCGGCACGCGCGCTGCACACCCGCTGCTCGTCCGCCACCCTGACCCGGCGGTACCCGGGTCCCGCCGACGGCGCCGACGGCTACCTGCGCCACCTCCTCAGCCCGCGCCACGGCCTCAGCATGGCGGTCGAGTCGGCGCCCGGGCATCTGGTGGCCCTCGGTCACCTGCTGTGGGACGACGACGAGGCGGAGGTCGCGCTCCTCGTCGAGGACGCCTGGCAGTGGCGCGGTGTCGGCGGGGAACTGCTGCGGTCCCTCCTGGCGCTCGCCGTACGGGCGGGCCGCGGGACCGTGTACGCGGTGACGTGCCCGGCCGGCGCGGAGATGTCGGCCGTGCTGGGCGGCGCCGGCGTCGTCCCGGAGCGGGACCGCCGGGACGGTGTGACGGTGGTCAGCGCGGACATCGGCGCGCTCCCCGCGGCCGCGCTGTCGGCGCCCGCCGGGGGCTGA
- the sigJ gene encoding RNA polymerase sigma factor SigJ has translation MVDGRKSAGGAADAGVATRDPLAVFEAERGLLFAVAYRMLGRVGDAEDVVQECWPRWAAADHARIREPRAFLVRVVSRLALDRLRRIAALRETYVGSWLPEPLPADRARFPAEAPDGADRAMAAETVSYAVLVVMESLSPLERAVFVLREAFGLPHAEIAEALGRDEAAVRQLATRARRHMAERRPRYTVDPAEQRDLTRRFLAAAVEGDLAGLLALLAPDADLVTDRGRLGKGPVRVIAGADPVARFITGIAGRPPAGVAVGELACNGGSALLATLDGRPYSVFLLDTAGGLIRRIQLLSNPEKLTHLGAV, from the coding sequence ATGGTGGACGGACGGAAGAGCGCGGGCGGGGCGGCGGACGCGGGCGTGGCGACCCGGGATCCGCTGGCCGTGTTCGAGGCCGAGCGCGGGCTGCTGTTCGCCGTCGCCTACCGGATGCTCGGCCGTGTCGGCGACGCCGAGGACGTCGTGCAGGAGTGCTGGCCGCGCTGGGCCGCCGCCGACCACGCACGGATACGCGAACCGCGCGCCTTCCTCGTACGCGTCGTCAGCCGGCTGGCCCTCGACCGGCTCCGCCGGATCGCCGCCCTGCGCGAGACGTACGTCGGCTCCTGGCTCCCCGAGCCGCTGCCCGCCGACCGCGCCCGTTTCCCGGCGGAGGCGCCGGACGGCGCGGACCGCGCCATGGCCGCCGAGACCGTCTCCTACGCGGTGCTCGTCGTGATGGAGTCGCTGTCGCCGCTGGAGCGCGCCGTGTTCGTGCTGCGCGAGGCGTTCGGCCTGCCGCACGCCGAGATCGCCGAGGCGCTCGGCCGTGACGAGGCGGCGGTGCGGCAGCTCGCCACCCGCGCGCGCCGCCACATGGCGGAGCGCCGCCCCCGCTACACCGTCGACCCGGCGGAACAGCGCGACCTCACGCGGCGGTTCCTCGCCGCGGCCGTCGAGGGCGACCTGGCGGGCCTGCTGGCCCTGCTCGCGCCCGACGCCGATCTCGTCACCGACCGGGGCCGCCTCGGGAAGGGGCCGGTGCGGGTCATCGCGGGCGCCGACCCGGTCGCACGCTTCATCACCGGCATCGCGGGCCGCCCGCCGGCCGGCGTCGCGGTCGGCGAACTGGCCTGCAACGGCGGCTCCGCCCTCCTGGCGACGCTCGACGGCCGGCCGTACAGCGTCTTCCTGCTCGACACGGCGGGCGGCCTCATCCGGCGGATCCAGCTCCTCAGCAACCCGGAGAAACTGACACACCTCGGCGCCGTGTGA
- a CDS encoding SDR family oxidoreductase: MPAVHEDLSAYRRDPLPLLGRTALVTGASRRAGIGYATARRLVALGASVHLHHHVPHDARQTYGADPDGPDALAADLRGLLADGARVTHGPADLTAPEAPARLVDEAAQALGGRLDILVANHALNGRDGSLDAIDAGMLDAHWQTNTRSTILLVQAYARLRAAAGTGIPGGRVVLMTSGQDLRGGMPHEIAYSLSKGALASSVRSLATALAPAGVTVNAVNPGPVDTGYADEESRALVAGLFPGGTWGTTDDPARLISWLATDEAAWITGEVINSEGGFAR; this comes from the coding sequence ATGCCCGCCGTGCACGAAGACCTCTCCGCCTACCGGCGCGACCCCCTGCCGCTGCTCGGCCGCACCGCCCTGGTCACCGGGGCCAGCCGCCGCGCGGGCATCGGCTACGCCACCGCCCGCCGCCTCGTCGCCCTCGGGGCGAGCGTCCACCTCCACCACCACGTCCCGCACGACGCGCGCCAGACCTACGGCGCCGATCCCGACGGCCCCGACGCCCTCGCCGCGGACCTGCGCGGCCTCCTCGCGGACGGGGCACGCGTCACCCACGGCCCGGCCGACCTCACCGCCCCCGAGGCACCGGCCCGGCTCGTCGACGAGGCCGCGCAGGCCCTCGGCGGCCGGCTCGACATCCTCGTCGCCAACCACGCGCTGAACGGGCGGGACGGCTCCCTCGACGCCATCGACGCCGGCATGCTCGACGCGCACTGGCAGACCAACACCCGCTCCACCATCCTGCTCGTCCAGGCCTACGCACGCCTGCGCGCCGCCGCGGGCACCGGCATCCCCGGCGGACGCGTCGTCCTCATGACATCCGGCCAGGACCTGCGCGGCGGCATGCCGCACGAGATCGCGTACAGCCTCTCCAAGGGGGCGCTCGCCTCGTCGGTCCGCTCCCTCGCGACGGCCCTCGCGCCCGCCGGTGTCACCGTCAACGCCGTCAACCCCGGCCCGGTCGACACCGGTTACGCCGACGAGGAGTCCCGCGCCCTCGTCGCGGGCCTCTTCCCCGGCGGCACCTGGGGCACCACGGACGACCCCGCGCGGCTCATCTCCTGGCTCGCCACCGACGAGGCCGCCTGGATCACCGGCGAGGTCATCAACTCCGAGGGCGGCTTCGCCCGCTGA